The genomic DNA GCCTGCGTGTCGCGGGGGCCCGTGTCAAACAGGGGGACCGGGGGCGGCCGGGCAGGTGACGAGGCTGCGGTGAGCGAGGCGCGCTCGGCGCCGAGGGAGCTGCAGCCGGTGCTTGTTATGTACGCGGCCGAGGTGGAAGCGCGCGGCAGCACGCGGGTGGTGGCCGTCACGCGGGAGGAGTACCAGCGCGCGGTGGCGCAGCTCCTCCAGCACCACCAGGTGCACGGGACGCCCCAGGAGGCCGCTCAGGGGCTGCTCCAGGCCATGCCCGAGGAGGAACTGCTCGCCGAGGTGTACCGGGACAAGGTCCTCACCCTGGTGCCGCTCAACGACAAGGGTTCGCTCGTCCCCGAGGTCGAGGCGGCTCTCAAGGCGAAGTACCTGCGGTGGTGCCAGCCACGCGGCGACGGGGACTGCTTGGGCCTCTTCACAGACGGGCCCTACCTGCGCACTGATGACAGGCGCACCCTGGCGCTCGCCCTTGCCTTCGGAGGAGTGCTCGACGAGACGCGAGCGGCCCTCGGGCGCGAGCTCAGCCCGCAGGCGCTGCTCTCCTCGCTGGTGTGGGCGGCGGGCCTGTACCTGGCGCTCTGGCTACTACCCGAGCCGACAACCAAGGCAGTGGCGGCCGCGCTCTCCGTGGTGTTGCTGGCCTGGTTGGGCGTGGACGCCCTGTGGGGCCTCATGGACGGATGGGCCCGCATGGCGCACGCGGCGCACGAGGCCACCACCTTCGAGGAGCTGCGCGACGCCGGCGAGGCCTTCGGCAAGCGCATCGGCACGCACGCGGCCCGGGCCCTCATTCTCTCGGTGGCCACTCTCACCGGGCGGACGCTGGGCGAGGTGGCCACGCACGTGCGATCGCTGCCCAGGTTCAACCAAGTGCAGGCGCAGTGGGCGGCCCAGGGCATGGAGGGCTCGGTGGCGGTGGCGATGGAGGAGGCAGCCGCGGTGGAGGTGGTGGTGGAGCAGGGCCGCGCCCTCGTCGTCCTCACCTCCCCGCAGGCGCCAGTGGCCATCAACGTCCTGGCGAGGAGCGGCAGCTCGGGAGTTGGTGGAGGGCACGCGGGTACCGTGGCCATCCAGCACCGGGGGGGCAACAAGCAGGTCATCCTCAGCAACGGCGAGCGGTGGCACCTCCCGCGAGGCAGGAGCTACAAGGACATTCCGGCGAAGGACCGGCTCGGCGACGAGTTGCAGGCCGCGGTGAGGGAGGAGGCGGCGAGGTGGTCCCATGCCGAACTCTCACGGGAGGAGTCGCGCGCCATCGAGCGGATGCGAAAGGCGGGTAAGGAGTACCGCGCCAATCTTCTCGAGCGACAGGCGAGGGGGCGATGGGTGGAGAGACAGGTGGCGAACCGATTCCCGCACCTATCCTGGAACCAGCGAGGCGTGGACATCACCGGGCCAGGGGGCCAGAGCTACCACTACGAGCTCCTCTCTGGTACGGAGTCCAACTTCGCGCTGCACGGGCGACGGATGGCCAGCACCTTCTTCCGCATGATCTTCTTCTGAGGGCCGCGTGACTCCCAACATCCATTTCGAGAATCGCGAGATTGAAGGCGAGCGGCTGGAATTGACGGATAAGAAGGCCATTTACTGGCTCGGGCCGAGCGTCACGCTTCGATGCTGTACTCTGGTCACGAACATTTCGGCGCGGTGGCTCCATTTGGTGTCGGGAAGCCTGGTCGACTGCACGATCCAGGCGAAGAGCGAGCTGAAAACGCTGCCATGGGCCACGATGAAGTTGAAGGGGTGCCGCTTCAAGGGCCGCTTCGGGGGAAACGACTTCGGTTTCCGCACGGACGGGGACGAGATGCGGAAGCTAGGAGGCATTGAGGACTGCGACTTCTCAGAGGCCCGCCTCAACGGGTGCCGGTTCTTCAACTGCGACATGAGCACCATTCGACTGCCGCTCTGGCCGTGCTTCAGCTTCATGGACCCTCTCGGGCATGCCGCAGAGCTGGTTCGCCGGGAGTGGCCCGGGCAATTTGGGATCGTCGTTGAGGGACTGGCGAAGAATCCCGCAGGCACGGTCGCGGAATCGTGGCATGCACCCACGGTGGCCGAGAAAATGGACACTACTGTCGAGGGGTTGCGCGCGGCCCTTGAGGGGGCACCGTGGGTCGTCATGTAGAGCCGTACTCGGCCACTGCGTTCTGGCGCCCCCGCTCGGAGTCGCGAGAGGAGTAGGCGGAGCGAGCACACAAACTGCTGGAAGAGCCACGTAACCGGGGCAAGCTCAGAGCGCGAGCGGCGGGACGACACGCGCCTGGGGCTCAGGGCGTGTCCGCCTGGAGCGCTAGCGAGCGCATCACGTCGAGCAAACACGCGCACAGCACTGGCGGCAACTCCCCGAGCGTGGGCTGCCCCTCCTGTGCGAGGCGGTGGCGCTGCCGGTACTGCGGCTCGAGGGTGTACTCGATCTGCCCCAGTTCCACCCGCTCTTCCAGCTCGAACCGCCGCTGGATGGGGGAGTGGAGCACGCGGAAGGCCACCCCGTGGTTCGGCAGGGCGCGCGCGTGCTCGTGGAGCATGCCGTGCTCGCCCACCGGGGCCCTGCACCCGAGCCGCTCCAGGGTGTTCCTCAGCCGGCTGGCCCACAGGGACACGCCCTGGAAGCGGGTCATGGCCGTGGCCCCGCGCTCCGCGTCGGTGGGTCGGAGTGCCTCGCGCTGGAGCTGGCGGAAGGGCTGCACGAGCCGGTAGTCCGCCAGGTGCTCCCCCCACAGCGCGTGCGTGCGCGCATCCTCCAGCACCGGGTGCCAGAGGCCAATGCGCTCGGAGGGGTGCAGGAGCACCTCCGCGTTCTGCGCGTCCACCAGCGTCCCGTCCTCCGCGACGCGGAACGAGCCCACCACCTCGCCCGTGGGCGTGAGCCGAGACCAGAGCACGGGCTGGATGGCGAGCCGCAGTACCGGGTGGCGCGGGAAGAGCCGCTGCCAGCGCTCCAGCGTGTAGTCGTCCTGGACGAAGAGCACCTCCTCGAGCCGCGCGAGCTGCGCCTTCAGCACCGGTTGAAGGTTCTTGCGGAGCACGTCGAAGCGCTGCTTGCCCTCCGCGTGCTTCACCGGGTCCTCGTCCTTGCGGAGGGCCGGGAAGGACTGTGTCACCCTGCTGCCCTCGTGGTGTACCTCCAGCGAGAGGTCCGCCCGCACCTTCACCCGGAGCCTGCGCGGGCCCATGTCCACCACCAGTCCCTCCAGCGTGAGGCCCAGGTCCGGCACCAGTTCCTCGCGCAGCTGCTCGGGTGTCAGGCCACGCGAGGCCGCGGCCTCCGCGAGCCCCTCGCGTGCGTTCTGCACGAGCGATTCGGTGTACCTCCCACCCGCGGAGGCGATGCGCTCCAATTGCGAGAGGGCGAAAACGGTGCCAATCCTGCCGAGGGCGCGGATGGCGGTATTGGCCTTGGGCTTCTGGTGGCGGCGCCACGCGTCAATCTGGTGGCAGAGGGTCGTCACCGCCTCATCCCCGCCGTACTCCGCAATCAGCGAGAGCATCCAGGCGGCGCCTGTTTTGCCCTTCACCGAGAGCCAGCTCTCCAGCGCGTGCCGCCCGAGAGTTCCGAGCACCTGAGGGGGGAGATGTCGTTCGAGCAGGTGCCGGAATGGGCGGGGCAGCCGTTGCTCCCCCAGTTCCCTGGCCTGCGTGAGCAGCCACCGCACCGGCAACTCCCCGAGCGGCGCGAGCGCGGTGACGAGCGGGAGCCCGCGAAGGTCCTTCGGCACGGCGTTCGCTCCCTCGGCCCGGGCGAGTTCCGCCCAGGCCTCAAGCGGGAGTGTGCGCTCCGGGTCCAAAAGGGAGACGTCCTCGCCGAGCGCCTCCAGCCGGTCCAGAAGGAGGCCCCGGTCCACGGCCGTCAACTCCGGCCGCGTGCAAAGCTGCCGGAGTACCTCCACGGCTCCCTCCATGCGCGAGAGGCAGAGCGCCTGGAGAACCGCGCGGCGGACGCGAGGGGACTCATCCGTGGTGAGCCCCGCCTCCACCACCTGGCGCGGCCCGGCCCGGGCCAGGAACGTCTGCACGGTGC from Melittangium boletus DSM 14713 includes the following:
- a CDS encoding DUF4132 domain-containing protein; this encodes MLPPTTVPAPIPDASSPEPERTDLSRLSVVQLGERLRGEAAVSRVAALTLLRRLEAVHAVLTGVEDAALTARTAGVPESREEAGAERERLRPLALEALTRHPELLAQTTSTYFRDSSPLTALPAESLPALVPAVRALLATTQALESVRTVQTFLARAGPRQVVEAGLTTDESPRVRRAVLQALCLSRMEGAVEVLRQLCTRPELTAVDRGLLLDRLEALGEDVSLLDPERTLPLEAWAELARAEGANAVPKDLRGLPLVTALAPLGELPVRWLLTQARELGEQRLPRPFRHLLERHLPPQVLGTLGRHALESWLSVKGKTGAAWMLSLIAEYGGDEAVTTLCHQIDAWRRHQKPKANTAIRALGRIGTVFALSQLERIASAGGRYTESLVQNAREGLAEAAASRGLTPEQLREELVPDLGLTLEGLVVDMGPRRLRVKVRADLSLEVHHEGSRVTQSFPALRKDEDPVKHAEGKQRFDVLRKNLQPVLKAQLARLEEVLFVQDDYTLERWQRLFPRHPVLRLAIQPVLWSRLTPTGEVVGSFRVAEDGTLVDAQNAEVLLHPSERIGLWHPVLEDARTHALWGEHLADYRLVQPFRQLQREALRPTDAERGATAMTRFQGVSLWASRLRNTLERLGCRAPVGEHGMLHEHARALPNHGVAFRVLHSPIQRRFELEERVELGQIEYTLEPQYRQRHRLAQEGQPTLGELPPVLCACLLDVMRSLALQADTP